The Desulfobotulus mexicanus genome has a segment encoding these proteins:
- a CDS encoding DUF2868 domain-containing protein has product MTARYKPYGKISDLADTEWFLAQDAGDTEGARIRNKRIAALIPPENVDAASLHFWLNERRKQAGRDSGRILPGDRVVSLMKTGIVLLGLLGFLAGFSVAAGVLRYDGLTPVNLFHALFVLVGLPLISLVLTLLVLLFRNRKMPLAYRLFLSCFRSFFLRMQKGAENRMSSEIRILLQARAKNLDTFSGRYRLLIFSFVFFVFQVSGFFLVLGLLSGFLLKVAASDLAFAWQSTLNPGAEVIHGLMTLLAMPWSWFFPQAVPDTSYIEGSRLILKEGIAHLEARHLSSWWSFLSMALLVYGFLPRLFFLVFARWRFHRTVMETEIKDSRIHELCFFLRQSIASPGQNKIKKEPLIFDEKMSSAPAVQEEKERFPRMLWDLWINDEIPESLHGTILENTGAVMGSPPRSILCMDTENLPENAEASCSRVLALEVFMPPVKEDLQLLKSMAEKNTSPLWIWPVGRPDRNGGEASPDDIRIWDLRLKALSEPRPLMHKGVNNEA; this is encoded by the coding sequence ATGACAGCAAGGTATAAACCCTATGGAAAAATTAGTGATCTTGCGGATACGGAGTGGTTTCTTGCCCAGGATGCCGGAGACACTGAAGGGGCCCGGATACGCAATAAGCGCATTGCAGCTTTAATACCGCCGGAAAATGTGGATGCTGCCAGTCTTCATTTCTGGCTGAACGAACGCCGGAAGCAGGCTGGAAGGGACTCAGGCCGTATTCTGCCTGGAGATCGTGTGGTTTCTCTCATGAAGACAGGCATTGTCCTGCTGGGCCTGCTGGGTTTTCTCGCTGGTTTTTCAGTAGCAGCAGGCGTTTTACGCTATGATGGTCTTACTCCTGTAAATCTTTTCCACGCACTTTTCGTGCTGGTGGGACTGCCCCTCATCAGTCTTGTCCTTACCCTTCTGGTACTCTTGTTCCGTAATCGTAAAATGCCTCTGGCTTACAGGCTTTTTCTGTCTTGTTTCCGCAGTTTTTTTTTGCGTATGCAAAAAGGTGCTGAAAACAGAATGTCTTCTGAAATAAGAATTCTTCTTCAGGCCAGGGCAAAGAATCTGGATACTTTTTCAGGTCGATACCGGCTACTGATTTTCTCCTTTGTTTTTTTTGTTTTTCAGGTTTCGGGTTTTTTTCTTGTACTGGGTCTTCTGTCCGGTTTCCTTCTCAAGGTTGCAGCCAGTGATCTTGCCTTTGCCTGGCAGAGCACCCTTAATCCGGGGGCGGAAGTCATTCATGGACTGATGACCCTGCTGGCCATGCCCTGGAGCTGGTTTTTTCCACAGGCCGTTCCGGATACCTCGTATATTGAAGGTTCCCGCCTGATTTTAAAGGAAGGCATCGCCCATTTGGAAGCACGCCATCTGAGCTCATGGTGGTCTTTTTTGTCCATGGCACTTCTGGTTTACGGTTTTTTACCGAGGCTTTTTTTTCTTGTTTTTGCAAGGTGGCGCTTCCATAGGACAGTCATGGAAACGGAAATAAAAGATTCCCGTATACATGAGCTCTGTTTTTTTCTCAGGCAATCCATTGCTTCACCGGGGCAGAATAAAATTAAAAAAGAGCCTCTGATTTTTGATGAAAAAATGTCTTCAGCACCGGCAGTTCAGGAGGAAAAAGAAAGATTTCCCCGGATGCTGTGGGATTTATGGATCAATGATGAGATTCCTGAAAGCCTGCATGGAACAATCCTTGAAAACACAGGCGCTGTTATGGGTTCGCCTCCCAGAAGCATTCTTTGTATGGATACGGAAAATCTTCCGGAAAATGCGGAAGCATCCTGCAGCCGTGTACTGGCTCTGGAGGTTTTTATGCCGCCCGTAAAGGAAGATTTGCAGCTTTTAAAAAGCATGGCAGAAAAAAACACAAGCCCCTTATGGATCTGGCCCGTGGGCAGGCCTGACAGAAACGGTGGAGAGGCAAGCCCTGATGATATTCGTATATGGGATTTGAGGTTGAAAGCTCTCTCAGAGCCCCGCCCTTTGATGCATAAGGGGGTGAATAATGAAGCCTGA